In Palaemon carinicauda isolate YSFRI2023 chromosome 28, ASM3689809v2, whole genome shotgun sequence, the sequence tatatatatatatatatatatgtatatatagtatatatatattatacagtacatataatgtatatatatatatatatatatatatatatatatatatagtatatatatatacatatacatatgtatataatatatatatatatatatatatatatatatatatatatatatatatatatatatatatatatatatattgtatatatatacatatatacacacatatatatatatactatatatatatatatatatatatatatacacatatatatatatatatataatatatatatatatataatcatatatatatactatatacacacacataatatatatataatcatatatatatatatatatatatatatatatatatatatatatatatatataaatttatatataccatacacacatacataaagttATTTACAAGAAATTATGCAAATCTATATTCATGGGTGAAGAAAAATCCAAACTGAGTATAGTACAATTTACTTAAATATCCAGTTATTTGAAATATAGAAGGGATAACATATGTATACAATAAAATATTCCACGTATCTTCATAAAAGGCACACTGTGAAGTAATTACAAAATTTTCCGTATGTAGGATTTTTCTCTAACAGTACttgatatttacattatacataaaagGCAAACATTGAAGGCAGAATATCCAGGAACCTGGTCATTGCGGGGGCTAGCTTTGGTATCTGTCTTCAAGACGTTTGTTCTCAGTGGGGTCCATAAGGAGAATAGGTAGGAGAAGTCCTTGCATAACCATACCCATGAGTTTTACAATAAGGTTTAACCTTCCTTGTTGCCTGTGATGGTTATGAAGTGCCTGTTGAAGACTGTTGAGGTTATATAGTTAGTGTTGAAGATAGTCCTAGTTTGGAACAAGGTACGGGTGAGACCTGGAAGATGAAGTGTGCGGACGTATGTACGGAAAATTGTTTGGAGCTGAGTTTGACCAGGCAAGTTGACCCACTGTAGGAATAGTCTGTTGTCTAAAGATTGTCGTTGGAACAATCTGAGTAGAAAATTGGGGTGTAAACTACTTGTTGAGGAATAGTGACTGTTCTGGTATTTTGTTGACCGCCCTGTTGGGTCTGCATAACGGTTGTGACCTGCTGTTGGAACTCGGTGCGAGTAATAAACATAGTTTGAGTGCTTGTTACCAATACATCAGAAAAGAAAGTACTAGTAAGAGGATTAAACTGAGTTGAAGTGATGACTTGTGTTTGGCCAGGCTGTGTAATTGTCTGAGTTATAAAATTGGTTCTAGTAACATATAATGTACTCACAACATTTTGCCCGGGCACTACAACAGTAGAGAAAACTGTGCTATACAGTGTGCTGTCAATTGTACGTGTCTGCCCGGGTAGTTCCTGGGTTCTAGTAACTGTCTCTGTTTGGAATATTGTACTAAACACCTGCTGTGGAACGACCTGTGTTGATACAACATTTCTTGTAAATGTTGAGGCAACTTGAGTATCACGGGTTTCAAATTGTGTCTGAAACTGTGCTTGTGTTCTGGTCTCAAATCTTGTTTGTGTCACAAAATTTAATCCACCAGGTTGAGTGACAAATTGTGTTTGTACATTACCCTCCGTGCGAGTTACAGTGATTGTCTGAAACTGTACCTGAGGGAATACCTGTGTATTGACTACATCTGAAAAGACAGTCGAAAATACTTGTTGGACTTGTATAGAGGTCTGGGTTTGAATTTGAACATCGTTGTTGAAAATAGTAGAAGGAATCACCACAGTTGAATAGACCACCTTAGTACGATAGAGGATGGATGGTGTGCAACCATGAACAACTGGGGGTAGATAACCACCATGAGAAGGCTGTAGACTGATACGACTGCCATAAACCTGACGAGGCTCCCTCTCCTCAGAAAGCACCAAACCACAACCCGCTAGCAAGCATAGCAAAAATGCCCTCATcctgcaaatagaaaaaaaaatatatatctttttgaacAGTTGCTTTATCTTTGCAAAAAGGTATTGAACTGACATAATCTTCATATCACAAAATTGATGCTAACTGGATAACTCACCTGCCATTTCATgacctcttttattttatttatgaatttggaAAAGCAGACACACAAATACAGTAAAATCTTAAACATTTAATGTACATAAATACAAGAATCTTATTCAcaaaagctaaaatttattaaaaagagaAAAGACAAAATTAGTACAAATAATATCCTTATTTAATTCACAGTGTGCCCTCTTTTGATCTGCTAAAGGATTGTAACTTCTTTGTGAAAATAATTAACATAATCTCCAAAATATGTGGACTTATGTTTATTTGCCATATTTCAGGGCAGGAGTTGGCCGGCGATAACTGTATCCACTGCCAAATCCATCACCACCAGATACTCCAATTCCAATCCCATCTCCAAATCCATCGTCAAATCCTATGCCAGATCCAAAACCACCTCCAAATCCACCTCCGATATCAACTCCAAATCCATCACCAATGCCACCACCAACTCCAATTCCAaatccatcactggcccctcctaTTCCAAATCCACCACCATCTCCAAATGCACCACCACAGCTTCCAGGAACTGTTCGAGTTACAGTAATTTCCTGTGGCTGATTTATAGTCTGGAAGATGATTTGCTGCTGCTGTCGTGTCTGGAAAACTTGTTGATTAACAATTCGATCTTGACCTGGCAGCTGGATGACAGACGTTTGGGTTAACTGAACTGTGCGAATAACTGGTGGAGGAGTATTGAACTGTGTCTCAACAACAGTTTGCACCTGAGTGAAGGGCTGTACCCGAGTTTCAATTACAGTGGTAAAAATTGTTGTAGGCACAATCTGAGTGCTTACAAAATCTTGAGTATTAATCTGTGTTTGGAAATTAGTCTGTGTGATGAAATTTGTTCTGGTAACAACTATTTCTTGAGTTGTAAATGCATTCTGAAAACGAGTGTTGAAAGATGTAACAGTAAGAACTTGCTGATTATTGACAATGCTAGTACTGATTACATTTTGCCCTTGCACAATAGATGTTCGAAAATCTTGTTCAAATTGAGTAGATGTCACAAACTGAGTATTGCCATTTTCTTCTCTTCTCACAAGTGATGTCCTGACAAGAGTCTGAACACGTGTGCGAACTTCATCACGACCTGGAATTGTGATGAATTGTGTTTCACGGTCAAACTCTGTGCGGAAGTTTGTTGCTGGTCTATTAATGGTTTGTATCTGAGTTTGAGTGACTTCAACAGGTTGGAATTGTGTCCTAAATTGCGTTTGTGTTACAAAACTAATCTGTGGAATGATTTGTGTGGAAGTGACAAAAACAGTTTGCTGCTGATTTTGGCCATTAACAGTCTGTGTTATAACCCTGTTATCGAAGATAGTGGTTGTTTGAGTTATAAGGCTAGTTTGTACTTGTTGATTTGTCTGCAATCTTGTGTTGTAAACAGTAGTTGGAACAACTTGCTGGCGCGTAATTGTGGTTGTGACTACTTGATTGTTGACTTGATTTTGAGTATGAAAGAAAATTGAGGTTTGGATCTTTGTGTTATAGACCATAGAAGTAATAATAGGGCATTGTTGAACGGGTGAGATGTAGTTGTATCCATTGGGAGAGGCTGTGGCTAGAATCAGCACTAGCAGCGACGATGTCAAACGCCACATTCTGCAAAGAGAGAAATTCCACAGATTAGAGTCAGCGGTGATTGGAAGCCCCGCGTCTCAGCAACTCATTTGGGAATAAAGTCCAATCACTCGCCGCTCCCTCTGTGCAATTTCTCCCATTTGCTACTTTGTGGGTTAATCGGGAGGACTTTATCGCCCAGATGAGGTGCAGGACGCAGGATTACAGTTTCATTTTCAGATACAAAATACAGATCCAAGGAAAATATAGGCATTGGAAATACAACAATATCTTATCTTAAACCTGCCAGGTTAATCGTACTggtaaaaaattatgttttttagtTAATGAGATATCCAGGTCCAGATTTTAAGTGTGTAGAagataatctgagagagagagagagagagagagagagagagagagagagagagagagagagagagagagagagagcctgttatAAAAGCTTTTTATGAAACTCAGTTTACGGTATGCGtcaagtcatgttttttttttttttaccataatacaGTGGctatttataaaagtttttttctcGCCTCTCATATTTATGATAAACGTTGT encodes:
- the LOC137621719 gene encoding uncharacterized protein — protein: MRAFLLCLLAGCGLVLSEEREPRQVYGSRISLQPSHGGYLPPVVHGCTPSILYRTKVVYSTVVIPSTIFNNDVQIQTQTSIQVQQVFSTVFSDVVNTQVFPQVQFQTITVTRTEGNVQTQFVTQPGGLNFVTQTRFETRTQAQFQTQFETRDTQVASTFTRNVVSTQVVPQQVFSTIFQTETVTRTQELPGQTRTIDSTLYSTVFSTVVVPGQNVVSTLYVTRTNFITQTITQPGQTQVITSTQFNPLTSTFFSDVLVTSTQTMFITRTEFQQQVTTVMQTQQGGQQNTRTVTIPQQVVYTPIFYSDCSNDNL
- the LOC137621990 gene encoding uncharacterized protein, with product MWRLTSSLLVLILATASPNGYNYISPVQQCPIITSMVYNTKIQTSIFFHTQNQVNNQVVTTTITRQQVVPTTVYNTRLQTNQQVQTSLITQTTTIFDNRVITQTVNGQNQQQTVFVTSTQIIPQISFVTQTQFRTQFQPVEVTQTQIQTINRPATNFRTEFDRETQFITIPGRDEVRTRVQTLVRTSLVRREENGNTQFVTSTQFEQDFRTSIVQGQNVISTSIVNNQQVLTVTSFNTRFQNAFTTQEIVVTRTNFITQTNFQTQINTQDFVSTQIVPTTIFTTVIETRVQPFTQVQTVVETQFNTPPPVIRTVQLTQTSVIQLPGQDRIVNQQVFQTRQQQQIIFQTINQPQEITVTRTVPGSCGGAFGDGGGFGIGGASDGFGIGVGGGIGDGFGVDIGGGFGGGFGSGIGFDDGFGDGIGIGVSGGDGFGSGYSYRRPTPALKYGK